In a single window of the Olivibacter sp. SDN3 genome:
- a CDS encoding CDP-alcohol phosphatidyltransferase family protein, which translates to MESLHAKNSKAADKTVFENSLKSNDTEEKIDIYFYRPIGLRIALFCQKVGLTPNAVTIISIFFGVAAGILFYYPSLSINFIGMLSLMFANSLDSADGQLARLTNNKSRFGRILDGFAGDFWFASIHIAICLRSMNEGWSAAIWVLGILAGVSHMVQSAMADYYRNVHLFFIKGTSGSELDNSKDLQAEYDRLTWSNNAWMKFVLKGYLNYTKMQERFSPKLQRLLEVIRADFSNGLPASLIKDFREQNKPLMKYTNIVQFNTRVIFLFLWLIIDYAWIYFFFDLFILNPILIYMCNRQEKVSTHFYNRINEYKA; encoded by the coding sequence ATGGAATCATTGCACGCGAAAAACAGTAAAGCAGCTGATAAAACTGTTTTTGAAAATTCTCTAAAATCCAACGACACTGAAGAAAAGATCGATATATATTTTTATCGTCCGATAGGGCTTCGCATAGCTTTATTTTGCCAGAAAGTTGGGTTGACACCCAATGCAGTTACCATCATCAGCATTTTCTTTGGCGTGGCGGCAGGTATTCTCTTCTATTACCCTTCATTATCTATTAACTTTATAGGAATGCTTTCGTTGATGTTTGCCAATTCTTTGGATAGCGCAGATGGGCAGCTGGCACGTTTAACAAATAATAAGAGTAGATTCGGTAGAATTTTAGATGGTTTTGCAGGCGATTTTTGGTTTGCATCTATCCATATTGCTATCTGTTTGCGTTCTATGAACGAAGGTTGGTCTGCAGCAATATGGGTATTAGGTATACTTGCGGGAGTTTCACATATGGTACAATCTGCCATGGCTGACTACTACCGAAATGTGCATTTGTTTTTTATTAAGGGTACCAGCGGTAGTGAGCTCGACAATAGTAAAGATTTGCAGGCAGAGTACGATCGGTTAACTTGGTCAAACAATGCTTGGATGAAGTTTGTCTTGAAAGGTTATCTGAATTATACAAAAATGCAGGAGCGTTTTTCTCCAAAATTACAGCGGCTTTTGGAGGTTATCCGCGCCGATTTTAGCAATGGCTTACCGGCCAGTCTCATAAAAGACTTTAGAGAGCAGAACAAGCCCTTAATGAAATACACCAATATCGTTCAATTTAACACACGGGTAATTTTTCTTTTTCTATGGTTGATCATTGATTATGCTTGGATATACTTCTTCTTTGATTTGTTTATTCTGAATCCCATTCTTATATACATGTGTAATAGACAGGAGAAAGTTAGTACTCATTTTTATAATCGTATCAACGAATATAAAGCTTAG